A stretch of Nonomuraea africana DNA encodes these proteins:
- a CDS encoding elongation factor G-like protein EF-G2 produces MAEKHHGTAIGAAGRAPTADRADAIRNVVLVGHSGAGKTTLVEQLLVATGTIQRMGRVEDGTTVSDFDEVEIRQQRSVNLSVAPMIYNGIKINLLDTPGYADFVGDLRAGLRAADAALFVVSATDGVDGLTQMLWEECSQVGMPRAVVITKIDHQRADFDQVLAECQEVFGDGVAPLYLPVVTNGHVAGLIGLLSQKFYNYATGTRTEREPGAEYEDRIEEYRGTLIEGIIQESEDESLMDRYLSGEAIDTKVLIDDLEKAVARGNFYPVLASGMGVGAQELLEGITQGFPSPLEHPLPEITTLDGKPVDIKACDPDGPLVAEVVKTTSDPYVGRISLVRVFSGTLRPDMTVHVSGHGLADRGHEDHDVDERIGTLTCPLGKLQRSIAKGAPGDIVAVAKLSRAETGDTLSEPDRPLLMTAWSMPDPLLPVAIRAKSKADEDKLSQGLSRLVAEDPTLRLENNAETRQLVLWCMGEAHADVLLDRLAKRHGVEVERVPLRVPLRETFGGRCKAMGRNVKQTGGHGQYAICHLEVEPLPSGGGFEFVDKIVGGVVPRQFIPSVEKGVRTQMDRGVLAGYPMVDVRVTLYDGKAHSVDSSDMAFQIAGALALKEAAAKVPTLLLEPVDEIAVLVADEHVGAVMSDLSSRRGRVLGTEPVGTGRTLVKAEVPQLEITRYAIDLRSMSHGTGTFQRTFLRYEPLPSHLADKVTAED; encoded by the coding sequence GTGGCTGAGAAGCACCACGGCACGGCCATAGGAGCCGCGGGCAGGGCACCAACGGCCGACAGGGCGGACGCGATACGCAACGTCGTACTGGTCGGCCACTCGGGAGCGGGCAAGACCACCCTTGTCGAGCAACTGCTCGTGGCCACCGGCACCATCCAGCGCATGGGACGCGTGGAGGACGGCACCACGGTCAGTGACTTCGACGAGGTCGAGATCCGCCAGCAGCGCTCGGTGAACCTGTCGGTCGCGCCCATGATCTACAACGGAATCAAGATCAACCTACTTGACACCCCCGGCTACGCCGACTTCGTCGGTGACCTGCGGGCCGGGCTGCGCGCCGCCGACGCCGCCCTGTTCGTGGTCTCGGCCACCGACGGCGTGGACGGGCTGACCCAGATGCTGTGGGAGGAGTGCAGCCAGGTCGGCATGCCCAGGGCGGTGGTCATCACCAAGATCGACCACCAGCGGGCCGACTTCGACCAGGTGCTGGCCGAGTGCCAGGAGGTGTTCGGCGACGGCGTCGCGCCGCTCTACCTGCCCGTGGTCACCAACGGGCACGTTGCCGGGCTGATCGGGCTGCTGTCGCAGAAGTTCTACAACTACGCGACGGGCACCCGTACCGAACGGGAGCCGGGCGCCGAGTACGAGGACAGGATCGAGGAGTACCGCGGCACCCTCATCGAGGGCATCATCCAGGAGAGCGAAGACGAGTCGCTCATGGACCGCTACCTGTCGGGCGAGGCGATCGACACCAAGGTGCTGATCGACGACCTGGAGAAGGCGGTCGCGCGCGGCAACTTCTACCCCGTGCTGGCCAGCGGCATGGGCGTGGGCGCGCAGGAGCTGCTCGAGGGCATCACCCAGGGCTTCCCCTCCCCGCTGGAGCACCCGCTGCCCGAGATCACCACCCTCGACGGCAAGCCGGTGGACATCAAGGCGTGCGACCCCGACGGGCCGCTGGTGGCCGAGGTGGTCAAGACGACCAGTGATCCGTACGTGGGCAGGATCAGCCTGGTCCGCGTGTTCTCGGGAACGCTGCGCCCCGACATGACCGTGCACGTGTCAGGGCACGGCCTGGCCGACCGCGGCCACGAGGACCACGACGTCGACGAGCGCATCGGCACACTCACCTGCCCGCTGGGCAAGCTGCAGCGCAGCATCGCCAAGGGCGCGCCCGGCGACATCGTGGCGGTGGCGAAGCTGTCCAGGGCCGAGACGGGCGACACGCTGTCGGAACCGGACCGCCCCCTGCTCATGACCGCGTGGAGCATGCCCGACCCGCTGCTGCCCGTGGCGATCAGGGCCAAGTCGAAGGCCGACGAGGACAAGCTGTCACAGGGCCTGTCGCGCCTGGTGGCCGAGGACCCGACGCTGCGGCTCGAGAACAACGCCGAGACACGGCAGCTGGTGCTGTGGTGCATGGGCGAGGCGCACGCCGACGTCCTGCTCGACCGGCTGGCCAAGCGCCATGGCGTGGAGGTGGAGCGGGTCCCCCTGCGGGTGCCGCTGCGCGAGACCTTCGGCGGCAGGTGCAAGGCGATGGGCCGCAACGTCAAGCAGACGGGCGGCCACGGCCAGTACGCCATCTGCCACCTGGAAGTGGAGCCCCTGCCGTCCGGCGGGGGTTTCGAGTTCGTGGACAAGATCGTCGGTGGCGTGGTGCCCAGGCAGTTCATCCCCTCGGTGGAGAAGGGTGTGCGCACCCAGATGGATCGGGGCGTGCTGGCCGGATACCCGATGGTGGACGTGCGGGTCACGCTCTACGACGGCAAGGCCCACTCCGTCGACTCCTCCGACATGGCCTTCCAGATCGCGGGCGCGCTCGCGCTCAAGGAGGCCGCCGCCAAGGTGCCGACGCTGCTGCTCGAACCGGTCGACGAGATCGCGGTGCTGGTGGCCGACGAGCACGTCGGCGCGGTGATGTCCGATCTGTCCAGCAGGCGGGGCAGGGTGCTCGGCACCGAGCCCGTCGGAACCGGCAGGACACTCGTGAAGGCCGAGGTGCCGCAGCTGGAGATCACCCGCTACGCCATCGATCTCCGGTCGATGTCTCACGGCACCGGGACGTTCCAGCGGACGTTCCTCCGTTACGAACCACTGCCTTCGCACCTGGCCGACAAGGTGACAGCAGAGGACTGA
- a CDS encoding glycoside hydrolase family 10 protein, with product MRNGRPLLAASAVAIAATAAAYSFGGPGAEADAPKGRVAAPVKAVENCVADARYPKRQLRGVWIATVKNIDWPSATGLNVAKQRAEYVRILDNAVRRNLNAVFVQIRPASDALYKSPYEPWSQYLTGTPGKDPGWDPLPFLTAEAHKRGLEFHAWFNPYRAAYDTNTARLPASHPARQHPDWLVKYGSLLYYNPGLPQVREHVVKVVTDVVKRYDIDGVHFDDYFYPYPGSGGAFNDTAAFRKYGKGVKLADWRRANVNKLVAQVHKAVHDTKRDVKFGISPFGIWRNKAQDPTGSATAGMSAYDSVYADARAWIKAGTVDYVMPQLYWPRGFKAADYKALVPWWANEVKGTGVRLYIGQALYRVGATDTPAWTKAGELPAHLKLNRSYKQVDGDVYFSAKQIGTNPMKVMDRLVKEHYARPALLPLPKGQKGEAPAKPSGLQAAGSVLKWNATPGARSYAVYQVPASGETCSATDARNLVAVVSGTSFATKTPGRYLVTSLDPLTRESAPAQATVFPV from the coding sequence ATGCGTAACGGACGACCTCTGCTTGCCGCCTCCGCCGTCGCGATCGCCGCCACCGCCGCCGCCTACTCCTTCGGTGGCCCCGGAGCCGAAGCCGACGCCCCAAAGGGCAGGGTGGCCGCCCCCGTCAAGGCCGTGGAGAACTGCGTGGCCGACGCCCGCTACCCCAAGCGCCAGCTGCGCGGGGTCTGGATCGCCACGGTGAAGAACATCGACTGGCCCTCGGCCACCGGGCTGAACGTGGCCAAGCAGCGGGCCGAGTACGTCCGCATTCTCGACAACGCGGTGCGGCGCAACCTCAACGCCGTCTTCGTCCAGATCAGGCCCGCCTCCGACGCGCTGTACAAGTCGCCGTACGAGCCGTGGTCGCAGTACCTCACCGGCACGCCGGGCAAGGACCCCGGCTGGGACCCGCTGCCGTTCCTCACGGCCGAGGCGCACAAGCGCGGCCTGGAGTTCCACGCCTGGTTCAACCCCTACCGGGCGGCCTACGACACCAACACCGCCAGGCTGCCCGCCTCGCACCCCGCGCGGCAGCATCCTGACTGGCTGGTGAAGTACGGCAGCCTGCTCTACTACAACCCCGGCCTGCCGCAGGTGCGCGAGCACGTGGTGAAGGTCGTCACCGACGTGGTCAAGCGCTACGACATCGACGGCGTGCACTTCGACGACTACTTCTACCCCTACCCGGGCAGCGGCGGCGCCTTCAACGACACCGCCGCCTTCAGGAAGTACGGCAAGGGCGTCAAGCTGGCCGACTGGCGCAGGGCCAACGTCAACAAGCTCGTCGCCCAGGTGCACAAGGCCGTCCACGACACCAAGCGCGACGTGAAGTTCGGCATCAGCCCGTTCGGCATCTGGCGCAACAAGGCCCAGGACCCGACGGGTTCGGCCACCGCCGGAATGTCGGCCTACGACTCGGTCTACGCCGACGCGAGGGCCTGGATCAAGGCGGGCACCGTCGACTACGTGATGCCGCAGCTCTACTGGCCGCGCGGCTTCAAGGCGGCCGACTACAAGGCGCTGGTCCCGTGGTGGGCCAACGAGGTCAAGGGCACCGGCGTGCGGCTCTACATCGGCCAGGCGCTCTACCGGGTCGGCGCCACGGACACGCCCGCCTGGACGAAGGCCGGTGAGCTGCCCGCGCACCTCAAGCTCAACCGCTCCTACAAGCAGGTCGACGGCGACGTCTACTTCAGCGCCAAGCAGATCGGCACCAACCCGATGAAGGTGATGGATCGCCTGGTCAAGGAGCACTACGCGCGCCCCGCGCTGCTGCCCCTGCCCAAGGGCCAGAAGGGCGAGGCCCCCGCCAAGCCGTCGGGCCTGCAGGCCGCGGGCTCGGTCCTGAAGTGGAACGCCACGCCAGGCGCCCGCTCCTACGCCGTCTACCAGGTGCCCGCCTCGGGCGAGACCTGCTCGGCGACCGACGCGCGCAACCTGGTCGCCGTCGTCTCCGGCACCTCCTTCGCCACCAAGACGCCGGGGCGGTACCTGGTCACCTCGCTCGACCCGCTCACCCGCGAGAGCGCGCCCGCCCAGGCGACCGTCTTCCCCGTCTGA